A region from the Silene latifolia isolate original U9 population chromosome 7, ASM4854445v1, whole genome shotgun sequence genome encodes:
- the LOC141591024 gene encoding transcription factor bHLH18-like: MGEWITQLEMVWNSEGLDINNGPSMQDDDHSQQDMRKIHDDLAHMLGDDSPLLLPPLLLPPLLLPPPPPPPPPPPPPPPPPPPIYEETTHSTVASNLSISTNEQLSPPNCNHMQQEPNGLALQSSDDSDESKRKGRRKRTRAPDEARDHIMSERKRRQFAAQLFISLSALLPHLKKMDKTTILRESIKHIKQLKEKVEALEEAAAKEKVESMVMVKRSKMVVDNDDDDSSDVYVLRGGISIYNSLPEIEATVSYKTLILKMYCGKRKGILPKITGEMEKHDIIILHCTVVPLGNSLYNHTFVGQILKTDKMRMKELIVSLNSILHAQ, from the exons GAAATGGTGTGGAATAGTGAAGGCTTGGACATTAACAACGGCCCCTCCATGCAAGATGATGATCACTCTCAACAAGACATGAGAAAAATACATGATGATCTAGCACACATGTTAGGAGATGactctcctcttcttcttcctcctcttcttcttccacctcttcttcttccaccacctcctcctcctcctcctcctcctcctcctcctcctcctcctcctcctcctataTATGAAGAAACAACACATTCTACAGTTGCTTCCAATTTATCCATCTCAACTAATGAACAACTTTCGCCACCAAATTGTAACCATATGCAGCAAGAACCGAACGGGTTGGCGCTTCAGAGTAGTGATGATTCTGATGAATCTAAGAGAAAAGGTAGGAGAAAGAGGACAAGGGCACCAGATGAAGCTCGTGATCATATTATGTCTGAGAGGAAGAGAAGGCAGTTCGCTGCACAACTATTTATCTCTCTTTCTGCCCTTCTTCCTCACCTTAAAAAG ATGGACAAAACAACTATATTAAGAGAGTCAATCAAGCATATAAAACAGTTAAAAGAAAAGGTTGAGGCACTCGAGGAAGCCGCGGCTAAAGAAAAAGTGGAGTCAATGGTGATGGTCAAAAGATCGAAAATGGTAGTCGACAACGACGACGATGACTCTTCAGATGTTTACGTTTTGCGTGGTGGCATCAGTATTTATAATTCGCTCCCTGAAATTGAAGCGACGGTCTCATACAAAACACTAATCTTAAAGATGTATTGTGGTAAGCGAAAAGGGATCTTACCCAAAATAACTGGTGaaatggagaaacatgatatcaTTATTCTTCACTGTACCGTCGTACCCCTTGGGAATTCGTTATACAACCATACTTTTGTTGGCCAG